One genomic region from Erythrobacter mangrovi encodes:
- a CDS encoding DUF885 domain-containing protein: MTALRTALLGASALSLAAFATPALADHHSAGEVAAQAAAQTEHDKLHTLFAESDARALELNPLGRLFRGDDSNAGRVGDFLTDSAFYAARLDTKLNLALLAQIDRSQLNETDQLAYDVFQYDQETTLRGQSDEIRALTEVRPVNHFSGFHTFYPNFASGQGAAPFKTLANYEDNLSRHDDYVAIHDRAIAKFREGMKSGVVETKLTIGIVIQQLDTMLAIPVADSQFMMPVKNFPADFSDADKARMSAAYEAKTKEIYAVHARLRDFLRDEYLAAARDSVGMSQMKGGEALYANMIRNSTTLPLTADYLHDLGLSEVARIKQGMEQIKGEVGFEGTLGEFFDYVRTDAKFKPKSREALTQSYYDIGKQVDAKIGDYFSVLPRTPLEIKPYDPSIEQFQAGGSYEQGTPDASRPGTFYFNAYDLPSRLTTGNVTLYLHEGAPGHHFQISLAQENEALPAFMRFGGNTAYIEGWALYAETLGYEMGFYKDPWNRYGTLQDEQLRAMRLVVDTGIHAKGWTREQAIDFMLENSGMTRTEVVAEVERYIAIPSQALAYKVGALKIQELRKRAEDKLGKKFSIRDFHREVLGSGSLPLPVLEAKIDRWIARGGG; the protein is encoded by the coding sequence ATGACTGCACTTCGTACCGCCCTCCTGGGCGCCTCCGCGCTTTCGCTCGCCGCCTTCGCGACGCCGGCACTGGCCGACCATCACAGTGCCGGAGAGGTCGCAGCGCAAGCCGCGGCGCAGACCGAACATGACAAGCTCCACACCCTGTTTGCCGAATCGGATGCGCGCGCGCTGGAACTCAACCCGCTCGGTCGGTTGTTCCGCGGGGATGACAGCAATGCCGGTCGGGTCGGCGATTTTCTCACTGACAGCGCTTTCTACGCCGCCCGCCTCGACACCAAGCTCAACCTCGCCCTGCTGGCCCAGATCGACCGCAGCCAGCTCAACGAGACCGACCAGCTCGCTTACGATGTTTTCCAATACGATCAGGAAACCACGCTGCGCGGGCAGAGCGATGAGATCCGGGCGCTGACCGAAGTCCGCCCGGTCAACCATTTCTCGGGCTTCCACACCTTCTATCCAAATTTTGCCAGTGGGCAGGGCGCGGCGCCGTTCAAGACGCTGGCAAACTATGAAGACAACCTGTCGCGCCACGACGACTACGTCGCTATCCACGACCGGGCGATCGCCAAATTCCGCGAAGGCATGAAGTCGGGGGTGGTCGAAACCAAGTTGACCATCGGTATCGTGATCCAGCAGCTTGATACCATGCTGGCGATCCCGGTTGCGGATTCGCAGTTCATGATGCCGGTCAAGAACTTCCCGGCGGATTTCTCCGATGCCGACAAGGCACGCATGTCGGCGGCCTACGAGGCGAAAACGAAAGAAATCTACGCCGTGCATGCGCGCCTGCGCGACTTCTTGCGCGACGAATACCTGGCCGCGGCCCGCGACAGCGTGGGTATGAGCCAGATGAAGGGCGGCGAAGCTCTCTACGCCAACATGATCCGCAACTCGACCACACTGCCGCTCACCGCCGACTACCTGCACGATCTGGGGCTCAGCGAAGTCGCCCGGATCAAGCAGGGGATGGAGCAGATCAAAGGCGAGGTTGGCTTCGAGGGTACGCTGGGCGAATTCTTCGACTACGTACGCACAGACGCGAAGTTCAAGCCGAAGAGCCGCGAAGCACTGACCCAGAGCTATTACGACATCGGCAAGCAGGTCGACGCGAAGATCGGCGATTACTTCAGCGTGCTCCCCAGGACCCCGCTCGAGATCAAGCCTTACGATCCGTCGATCGAGCAGTTCCAGGCAGGTGGTTCGTATGAACAGGGGACGCCTGATGCCTCGCGGCCCGGCACTTTCTATTTCAATGCCTATGACTTGCCGAGCCGCCTCACGACCGGCAACGTCACACTCTACCTCCACGAAGGGGCGCCGGGGCACCACTTCCAGATCAGCCTGGCGCAGGAGAATGAGGCGCTGCCCGCCTTCATGCGCTTTGGCGGCAACACCGCCTATATCGAAGGCTGGGCACTCTATGCCGAAACGCTCGGCTACGAGATGGGCTTCTACAAGGATCCGTGGAACCGCTACGGCACGCTGCAGGACGAACAGCTGCGTGCGATGCGGCTGGTGGTCGACACCGGCATCCACGCCAAGGGCTGGACGCGCGAACAGGCGATCGACTTCATGCTGGAAAATTCGGGCATGACCCGCACTGAGGTTGTGGCCGAGGTCGAACGCTACATCGCCATTCCCAGCCAGGCGCTCGCCTACAAGGTGGGTGCGCTCAAGATCCAGGAACTGCGCAAGCGGGCGGAGGACAAGCTGGGCAAGAAGTTCAGCATCCGCGATTTTCACCGCGAAGTGCTCGGCTCGGGCTCGCTCCCGCTGCCCGTGCTGGAAGCCAAGATCGACCGTTGGATCGCTCGCGGCGGCGGCTGA